In Oncorhynchus keta strain PuntledgeMale-10-30-2019 chromosome 19, Oket_V2, whole genome shotgun sequence, a single genomic region encodes these proteins:
- the LOC118397659 gene encoding RNA cytosine-C(5)-methyltransferase NSUN2-like produces the protein MWSLNSDEEEFGCVFRLAQEGIYTLFPYICSRMITISVEDIKILLTQENPYLNNLEDDAHQKAKKIEMGSIVLKYRPDSSNPHCPQCPIELCGWRGKTSIRAFVPRNERFHYLRMLGVEVFRNKQGPGPREKRRRWRRRTGTKMAA, from the exons ATGTGGTCTCTCAACAGCGACGAGGAGGAGTTTGGCTGTGTCTTCAGACTTGCCCAGGAG ggtaTCTATACTCTGTTCCCCTACATCTGCTCCAGGATGATCACAATCAGTGTTGAGGACATCAAGATTCTACTGACTCAGGAGAACCCGTACCTCAACAACCTGGAGGATGATGCTCACCAAAAGGCCAAGAAGATTG AAATGGGAAGCATTGTTCTAAAGTATCGGCCTGATAGTAG TAACCCTCATTGTCCACAGTGTCCTATAGAGCTGTGTGGCTGGAGAGGCAAGACCTCCATCAGAGCTTTTGTACCCCGCAACGAGAGGTTCCACTACCTCCGCATGCTGGGGGTCGAGGTATTCCGGAACAAACAGGGACCGGGGcccagggagaagaggagaaggtggagacGGAGAACGGGAACAAAAATGGCAGCATAA